Proteins encoded by one window of Mobula hypostoma chromosome 21, sMobHyp1.1, whole genome shotgun sequence:
- the LOC134359944 gene encoding uncharacterized protein LOC134359944 isoform X1: protein MRGGEPGLSPADPRRPRTMDKLQRFLTSVDETLCKHVVCQHPPCWETMRRLERGFPRISLQSEPKLPLESEGGLPLLNILDLPQWSADQAIDISIVPLTSRKTAASSQSYKLPPHPDNLQSASLLGTSRESSYFMWFTRSHFCSPSTRDRPVNLRKVEVMELNQQISSCDQYLGKTIFIWVPNLQNKRKWQKEHAHSIVTPQSVSVKEISFQGQPYDELVGLSVEQKQRQKKKKAKKKTINEWQPYTHLAREQQRLKGWKDTLHPLNKEHRNELPEMMEEFLTQPYNSDRVTEQVLRQQYSSTKSQLLFNRYEDQGARKIPAHVMLIPVSKKITLHHFNEKQKLAQSTLHSRGSHRKDAQHLEVRSLDINHPKMQTYFENNLFVLKENTDSDPDYMHPPSPVLSTNGVDPIDTLDMKGDTPSIIMDSKFLMAEPGLQETGSSSLTTSVYSQENNILIESPAEVQSTKWTKMGTSTMEQAGFKDQRSSPVDNQKEQQDLITASEITPPIVGQAGSEDQRAISIDEQDQQQDLSTTTEVRPSFVEKVGSEDQSTIPIDKVDQQQDLSTATEVKPQMVSEVKSRFPIAKENELQDLSTVTDVGPLTMEQGDSRDQSSFPTVERNEVQETKWVDTEDQNTFTVAVMSDPSAATELQIPIIDQGNNYQSDLPVTERNEQQDLGAATESTVLIWEQRNDERSEDPQNATIVAESVDGSSH, encoded by the exons AACCATGGACAAGTTGCAACGATTTCTTACCTCTGTGGATGAGACCTTATGCAAACATGTCGTATGTCAACACCCGCCGTGCTGGGAAACCATGAGACGGTTAGAGCGCGGGTTTCCACGCATCAGCTTGCAATCTGAACCCAAACTCCCTCTGGAAAGTGAAG GTGGTCTACCACTGCTGAATATACTGGACCTCCCACAGTGGAGTGCAGATCAAGCTATTGATATATCAATTGTACCCCTAACTTCAAGGAAAACAGCTGCAAGCTCACAGTCGTATAAATTACCCCCTCATCCAGATAACCTACAATCTGCCAGTTTGCTGGGGACCAGCAGGGAAAGCAG TTATTTTATGTGGTTTACCAGAAGTCACTTTTGTTCTCCTTCAACAAGGGACAGACCTGTCAATCTCAGAAAG GTTGAGGTGATGGAGCTGAATCAACAGATTTCATCCTGTGACCAGTACTTGGGGAAGACTATTTTTATCTGGGTTCCAAATCTTCAGAACAAGAGGAAATGGCAGAAAGAGCATGCACATTC CATCGTAACTCCACAGTCTGTGTCCGTCAAAGAAATCAGCTTCCAGGGTCAGCCGTATGATGAGCTTGTTGGACTGTCAGTGGAACAGAAACAAAGACAAAAG AAAAAGAAGGCAAAAAAGAAGACAATAAATGAATGGCAGCCATACACTCACCTTGCCAGGGAGCAGCAGAGACTTAAGGGATGGAAGGATACGCTGCATCCATTGAATAAAGAGCACAGAAATGAATTACCAGAGATGATGGAGGAGTTCCTGACTCAACCGTACAACAG TGACCGTGTAACAGAACAAGTTCTAAGACAGCAGTACTCCTCTACCAAGAGCCAATTGTTGTTTAATCGCTATGAGGATCAAGGTGCTAGAAAAATTCCAGCTCACGTTATGCTTATCCCTGTCAGTAAGAAAATTACCCTGCACCATTTCAATGAGAAGCAGAAACTAGCTCAGTCAACATTGCATTCCAGAGGTTCACACAGAAAGGATGCACAG CATTTGGAGGTCAGAAGTTTGGACATCAATCACCCGAAGATGcaaacatactttgaaaataatctttttgtCCTCAAAGAGAACACAGATTCAGATCCAG ATTATATGCACCCACCTTCTCCTGTCCTTTCAACAAATGGTGTTGATCCTATTGATACACTG GATATGAAAGGAGATACTCCATCAATTATTATGGATAGCAAATTTTTAATGGCTGAACCTGGATTACAAGAAACAGGGAGCTCAAGTTTAACCACCTCTGTGTATTCACAGGAGAACAATATCTTGATAGAGTCTCCAG CCGAGGTGCAAAGTACAAAGTGGACTAAAATGGGAACTTCAACAATGGAACAGGCAGGCTTCAAGGACCAGCGTAGCAGTCCTGTTGATAATCAGAAAGAGCAGCAGGATCTCATCACTGCCAGTGAAATTACACCTCCAATAGTGGGACAAGCAGGCTCTGAGGACCAGAGGGCCATTTCTATTGACGAGCAGGATCAACAGCAGGATCTCAGCactaccactgaagtcagacctTCGTTTGTGGAAAAGGTGGGTTCTGAGGATCAGAGTACCATTCCCATTGACAAAGTGGATCAACAGCAAGATCTCAGCACTGCCACTGAAGTGAAACCTCAAATGGTCTCTGAGGTCAAGAGTAGATTTCCAATTGCCAAAGAGAATGAACTGCAAGATCTCAGCACTGTCACGGATGTAGGGCCTCTGACAATGGAGCAGGGAGACTCCAGGGACCAAAGCAGCTTCCCAACTGTTGAAAGAAATGAAGTGCAGGAAACTAAATGGGTAGACACAGAGGATCAGAACACCTTTACAGTTGCAGTAATGAGTGATCCCAGTGCTGCCACAGAATTGCAGATTCCAATAATAGATCAAGGGAATAATTATCAGAGTGATCTTCCAGTTACGGAAAGAAATGAACAGCAAGATTTGGGAGCTGCCACTGAAAGCACAGTTTTGATCTGGGAACAGAGGAATGATGAGAGATCTGAAGATCCTCAGAATGCTACAATAGTTGCTGAAAGTGTTGACGGCAGCTCCCATTGA
- the LOC134359944 gene encoding uncharacterized protein LOC134359944 isoform X2 has product MDKLQRFLTSVDETLCKHVVCQHPPCWETMRRLERGFPRISLQSEPKLPLESEGGLPLLNILDLPQWSADQAIDISIVPLTSRKTAASSQSYKLPPHPDNLQSASLLGTSRESSYFMWFTRSHFCSPSTRDRPVNLRKVEVMELNQQISSCDQYLGKTIFIWVPNLQNKRKWQKEHAHSIVTPQSVSVKEISFQGQPYDELVGLSVEQKQRQKKKKAKKKTINEWQPYTHLAREQQRLKGWKDTLHPLNKEHRNELPEMMEEFLTQPYNSDRVTEQVLRQQYSSTKSQLLFNRYEDQGARKIPAHVMLIPVSKKITLHHFNEKQKLAQSTLHSRGSHRKDAQHLEVRSLDINHPKMQTYFENNLFVLKENTDSDPDYMHPPSPVLSTNGVDPIDTLDMKGDTPSIIMDSKFLMAEPGLQETGSSSLTTSVYSQENNILIESPAEVQSTKWTKMGTSTMEQAGFKDQRSSPVDNQKEQQDLITASEITPPIVGQAGSEDQRAISIDEQDQQQDLSTTTEVRPSFVEKVGSEDQSTIPIDKVDQQQDLSTATEVKPQMVSEVKSRFPIAKENELQDLSTVTDVGPLTMEQGDSRDQSSFPTVERNEVQETKWVDTEDQNTFTVAVMSDPSAATELQIPIIDQGNNYQSDLPVTERNEQQDLGAATESTVLIWEQRNDERSEDPQNATIVAESVDGSSH; this is encoded by the exons ATGGACAAGTTGCAACGATTTCTTACCTCTGTGGATGAGACCTTATGCAAACATGTCGTATGTCAACACCCGCCGTGCTGGGAAACCATGAGACGGTTAGAGCGCGGGTTTCCACGCATCAGCTTGCAATCTGAACCCAAACTCCCTCTGGAAAGTGAAG GTGGTCTACCACTGCTGAATATACTGGACCTCCCACAGTGGAGTGCAGATCAAGCTATTGATATATCAATTGTACCCCTAACTTCAAGGAAAACAGCTGCAAGCTCACAGTCGTATAAATTACCCCCTCATCCAGATAACCTACAATCTGCCAGTTTGCTGGGGACCAGCAGGGAAAGCAG TTATTTTATGTGGTTTACCAGAAGTCACTTTTGTTCTCCTTCAACAAGGGACAGACCTGTCAATCTCAGAAAG GTTGAGGTGATGGAGCTGAATCAACAGATTTCATCCTGTGACCAGTACTTGGGGAAGACTATTTTTATCTGGGTTCCAAATCTTCAGAACAAGAGGAAATGGCAGAAAGAGCATGCACATTC CATCGTAACTCCACAGTCTGTGTCCGTCAAAGAAATCAGCTTCCAGGGTCAGCCGTATGATGAGCTTGTTGGACTGTCAGTGGAACAGAAACAAAGACAAAAG AAAAAGAAGGCAAAAAAGAAGACAATAAATGAATGGCAGCCATACACTCACCTTGCCAGGGAGCAGCAGAGACTTAAGGGATGGAAGGATACGCTGCATCCATTGAATAAAGAGCACAGAAATGAATTACCAGAGATGATGGAGGAGTTCCTGACTCAACCGTACAACAG TGACCGTGTAACAGAACAAGTTCTAAGACAGCAGTACTCCTCTACCAAGAGCCAATTGTTGTTTAATCGCTATGAGGATCAAGGTGCTAGAAAAATTCCAGCTCACGTTATGCTTATCCCTGTCAGTAAGAAAATTACCCTGCACCATTTCAATGAGAAGCAGAAACTAGCTCAGTCAACATTGCATTCCAGAGGTTCACACAGAAAGGATGCACAG CATTTGGAGGTCAGAAGTTTGGACATCAATCACCCGAAGATGcaaacatactttgaaaataatctttttgtCCTCAAAGAGAACACAGATTCAGATCCAG ATTATATGCACCCACCTTCTCCTGTCCTTTCAACAAATGGTGTTGATCCTATTGATACACTG GATATGAAAGGAGATACTCCATCAATTATTATGGATAGCAAATTTTTAATGGCTGAACCTGGATTACAAGAAACAGGGAGCTCAAGTTTAACCACCTCTGTGTATTCACAGGAGAACAATATCTTGATAGAGTCTCCAG CCGAGGTGCAAAGTACAAAGTGGACTAAAATGGGAACTTCAACAATGGAACAGGCAGGCTTCAAGGACCAGCGTAGCAGTCCTGTTGATAATCAGAAAGAGCAGCAGGATCTCATCACTGCCAGTGAAATTACACCTCCAATAGTGGGACAAGCAGGCTCTGAGGACCAGAGGGCCATTTCTATTGACGAGCAGGATCAACAGCAGGATCTCAGCactaccactgaagtcagacctTCGTTTGTGGAAAAGGTGGGTTCTGAGGATCAGAGTACCATTCCCATTGACAAAGTGGATCAACAGCAAGATCTCAGCACTGCCACTGAAGTGAAACCTCAAATGGTCTCTGAGGTCAAGAGTAGATTTCCAATTGCCAAAGAGAATGAACTGCAAGATCTCAGCACTGTCACGGATGTAGGGCCTCTGACAATGGAGCAGGGAGACTCCAGGGACCAAAGCAGCTTCCCAACTGTTGAAAGAAATGAAGTGCAGGAAACTAAATGGGTAGACACAGAGGATCAGAACACCTTTACAGTTGCAGTAATGAGTGATCCCAGTGCTGCCACAGAATTGCAGATTCCAATAATAGATCAAGGGAATAATTATCAGAGTGATCTTCCAGTTACGGAAAGAAATGAACAGCAAGATTTGGGAGCTGCCACTGAAAGCACAGTTTTGATCTGGGAACAGAGGAATGATGAGAGATCTGAAGATCCTCAGAATGCTACAATAGTTGCTGAAAGTGTTGACGGCAGCTCCCATTGA